Proteins from one Pectinophora gossypiella chromosome 19, ilPecGoss1.1, whole genome shotgun sequence genomic window:
- the LOC126375790 gene encoding uncharacterized protein LOC126375790: MREVYSPPGQCPLYPGNPNPPGGSGGAPAMAARYRRYPLRHLQQAPHAARDPKPCRLLPAPAGQPCRVLPAGPAESCRPALPSPAVSCRPALPSPAVSCRPALPTPADSCRLLPTLPASPADSD, translated from the exons ATGAGGGAAGTATACAGTCCACCCGGGCAGTGCCCTCTGTACCCGGGTAACCCTAATCCGCCTGGGGGGTCGGGCGGTGCCCCAGCGATGGCCGCTCGCTACCGGAGATATCCCCTCCGCCACCTGCAACAGGCGCCTCACGCCGCGCGAGACCCGAAG ccctgccgactcctgccggcTCCTGCCGGCCAGCCCTGccgagtcctgccggccggtcctgccgagtcctgccggccggcCCTGCCGAGTCCTGCCGTCTCCTGCCGACCGGCCCTGCCGAGTCCTGCCGTCTCCTGCCGGCCGgccctgccgactcctgccgactcctgccgactcctgccgaCCCTGCCGGCCAGTCCCGCCGACTCGGATTAA
- the LOC126375465 gene encoding DNA topoisomerase 3-beta-1 yields MTSVCGHVMSLDFTGKYNNWDKVDPVELFNCPTEKKEAMPRLRIPAFLGQEARGCDYLVLWLDCDKEGENICFEVMNCVLPYMKGDVYSPTVTFRAKFSAITDKDIKAAMLNLIRPNENESRSVDARQELDLRIGCAFTRFQTKYFQGRYGDLDASLISYGPCQTPTLGFCVQRHDEIQTFKPETYWVLRVTASTSEGRELPLEWKRVRCFEKDIANMFLAGIKEIKEAVVVNIQAKEKVKPRPTALNTVELMRVASAGLGMGPHHAMQIAERLYTQGYISYPRTETTSYPENYDLIGTLRQQQNSSKWGADVRALIANGINKPKKGHDAGDHPPITPMRPATESELEGDMWRIYDYVTRHFIATLSRDCKYLSTTITFQIGTETFYYTGNTLADAGYTEIMHWQAFGKDEFVPVLNVDDVLKAHDHRLVECQTSPPDYLTESEVITLMEKHGIGTDASIPVHINNICQRNYVTVGSGRRLVPTNLGIVLVHGYQKIDPELVLPTMRSAVEEQLNLIAVGRADFHAVLTHTSEIFRRKFQYFVRSIEAMDQLFEVSFSSLKASGKALSRCGKCRRYMRYIQAKPAARLHCSHCDDTYGLPQHGTVRIYRELKCPLDDFELLSWSSGNKGKSFPLCPYCFNHPPFRDMKKGFGCNSCTHPTCPYGVNSTGVSGCVECEAGVLVLDPSAPKWKLACNRCDVIINIFEDATRVSVCEQQCEACGAQLVAVEYRAERTRLPAALTEMTACLYCEPAFSALVEKHRAVASRAPAPRGRGGRARSTKHRAKQPKDKMAQLAAYFV; encoded by the exons ATGACTTCTGTTTGTGGTCATGTGATGAGCTTGGATTTTACTGGGAAATATAATAATTGGGATAAAGTGGATCCCGTGGAACTATTTAACTGCCCTACGGAGAAGAAAGAGGCCATGCCTCGACTGAGAATACCTGCGTTCTTAGGACAAGAGGCTAGAGGCTGTGATTATCTGGTTCTATGGCTTGATTGTGACAAAGAGGGAGAGAATATCTGTTTTGAG GTTATGAACTGTGTACTGCCATATATGAAAGGCGATGTGTATTCTCCTACTGTGACATTTCGAGCTAAGTTCTCAGCAATCACAGACAAAGACATTAAGGCTGCTATGCTGAACCTTATCAGGCCTAATGAGAATGAGTCTAGGAGTGTGGACGCAAGGCAGGAACTTGACTTACGTATAGGTTGTGCCTTTACAAGGTTTCAAACTAAATACTTCCAAG GAAGATATGGTGACCTTGATGCATCTCTAATATCCTACGGTCCTTGCCAGACACCTACCCTTGGCTTCTGTGTGCAACGTCACGATGAGATCCAGACATTCAAACCAGAGACTTATTGGGTCCTTAGAGTAACTGCTTCTACGTCCGAAGGCAGGGAATTACCGTTGGAATGGAAACGAGTCAGATGCTTTGAAAAGGATATTGCGAATATGTTCTTAGCAGGCATCAAGGAGATTAAGGAGGCAGT GGTTGTGAACATTCAAGCTAAGGAGAAAGTAAAGCCACGGCCCACAGCTTTGAACACTGTGGAGCTGATGAGAGTAGCCAGTGCTGGGCTCGGCATGGGGCCTCACCATGCCATGCAG ATAGCAGAGCGACTGTATACTCAAGGTTACATTTCATACCCTCGTACCGAAACAACCAGTTATCCAGAGAATTACGATTTGAT CGGCACGCTGCGCCAACAGCAGAACTCGTCCAAGTGGGGCGCGGACGTGCGCGCGCTCATCGCCAACGGCATCAACAAGCCGAAGAAAGGCCACGACGCTGGCGACCACCCGCCCATCACGCCCATGAGGCCCGCGA CGGAGTCGGAGCTGGAAGGCGACATGTGGCGTATATACGATTACGTGACGCGTCACTTCATAGCGACACTATCCCGGGACTGCAAGTACCTGAGCACCACCATCACCTTCCAGATCGGCACCGAGACGTTCTACTACACCGGAAACACGCTCGCCGACGCCGGGTACACCGAGATCATGCATTGGCAG GCGTTCGGTAAAGACGAGTTCGTGCCAGTCCTGAACGTGGACGACGTGTTGAAGGCGCACGACCACCGCCTGGTGGAGTGCCAGACCTCGCCGCCCGACTACCTCACTGAGTCAGAG gtGATCACGCTAATGGAGAAGCACGGCATTGGTACGGACGCGTCGATCCCTGTGCACATCAACAACATTTGCCAGCGCAACTACGTGACCGTGGGCAGCGGGCGGCGGCTCGTGCCCACCAACCTGGGCATCGTGCTCGTGCACGGATACCAGAAG ATCGACCCAGAACTAGTCCTGCCAACCATGCGTTCAGCGGTAGAGGAGCAACTGAACCTTATAGCAGTCGGCCGGGCAGATTTCCACGCGGTGCTAACTCATACTTCGGAGATATTCCGTCGAAAGTTCCAGTACTTCGTGCGCTCCATAGAGGCCATGGATCAGCTGTTCGAAGTGAGCTTCTCGTCGCTCAAGGCGAGCGGGAAAGCGCTGTCGCGGTGCGGCAAGTGTCGTCGCTATATGAGGTATATTCag GCCAAGCCGGCGGCGCGGCTCCACTGCTCGCACTGCGACGACACATACGGCCTGCCGCAGCACGGCACGGTGCGCATCTACCGCGAGCTCAAGTGCCCGCTGGACGACTTCGAGCTGCTCTCCTGGTCCTCCGGCAACAAGGGGAAGAGCTTCCCGCTCTGCCCGTACTGCTTCAACCATCCGCCGTTCAG GGACATGAAGAAAGGCTTCGGGTGCAACTCATGCACGCACCCCACGTGCCCGTACGGCGTCAACTCCACCGGCGTGTCGGGATGTGTGGAGTGCGAGGCGGGCGTGCTGGTGCTCGACCCCTCCGCGCCCAAGTGGAAGCTGGCCTGCAACAG GTGCGACGTGATCATAAACATATTCGAGGACGCGACCCGCGTGTCGGTGTGCGAGCAGCAGTGCGAGGCGTGCGGCGCGCAGCTGGTGGCCGTGGAGTACCGCGCCGAGCGCACGCGCCTGCCCGCCGCGCTCACGGAGATGACCGCCTGCCTCTACTGCGAGCCCGCCTTCTCCGCGCTG GTGGAGAAGCACCGCGCCGTGGCGTCCCGCGCGCCCGCcccgcgcggccgcggcgggcGCGCGCGCTCCACCAAGCACCGCGCCAAGCAGCCCAAGGACAAGATGGCGCAGCTCGCCGCGTACTTCGTATAA